From Variovorax sp. PMC12, the proteins below share one genomic window:
- a CDS encoding sugar ABC transporter permease, giving the protein MSNPTPGWWRRTGIDLRLVLMCVLLVVMAVVFSVMSGGVFLSPENLYNVAQQTAVVGIVSTVMVLIIVARHIDLSVGSVMGFVGVLIAYLQYTSGWSWPTACLAGLAVALLVSIYQGWLTAMLGVPSFVVTLGGLMSFRGAAFLVADGKTQPVNDEFFQRLGGGYDGGIGVTASWVIAGLVAVVLFARMFQKRAARARHEMPNEPLWLELLLTAVPAAVVIGFAAVMNHYKIDSKDAPQGIPIPVLIWAVVAIVLSFIVHRTRFGRYVFAMGGNPDAAALVGIPVKRVTLMLFALLAVLVTIAAIVSIARLNAGTNSLGTGMELYVIAAAVIGGTALAGGSGSIFGSVLGALIMQSLDSGMLLLDVPIGKRMVIIGQVLIVAVVFDVLYRRKFGEN; this is encoded by the coding sequence ATGAGCAATCCAACACCGGGCTGGTGGCGCCGCACGGGCATCGACCTGCGCCTCGTGCTGATGTGCGTGCTGCTGGTCGTGATGGCGGTGGTGTTCAGCGTCATGTCGGGCGGCGTGTTCCTGTCGCCCGAGAACCTTTACAACGTCGCGCAGCAGACGGCGGTGGTCGGCATCGTGTCGACCGTCATGGTGCTGATCATCGTGGCGCGCCACATCGACCTGTCGGTCGGCTCGGTGATGGGCTTCGTCGGCGTGCTCATCGCGTACCTGCAATACACCTCGGGCTGGTCGTGGCCCACGGCCTGCCTGGCGGGCCTGGCCGTGGCGCTGCTGGTGTCCATCTACCAGGGCTGGCTCACGGCGATGCTGGGCGTGCCTTCGTTCGTGGTCACGCTCGGCGGGCTGATGTCGTTCCGCGGCGCGGCCTTCCTGGTGGCCGACGGCAAGACGCAGCCGGTGAACGACGAATTCTTCCAGCGCCTGGGCGGCGGCTACGACGGCGGCATCGGCGTCACCGCGAGCTGGGTGATCGCCGGGCTGGTGGCGGTGGTTCTGTTCGCGCGCATGTTCCAGAAGCGCGCGGCGCGCGCGCGCCACGAGATGCCCAACGAGCCGCTGTGGCTCGAGCTGCTGCTCACCGCAGTGCCGGCGGCGGTGGTGATCGGCTTCGCGGCGGTCATGAACCACTACAAGATCGATTCGAAGGACGCGCCACAGGGCATTCCGATTCCGGTGCTGATCTGGGCCGTGGTGGCCATCGTGCTGTCGTTCATCGTGCACCGCACACGCTTCGGCCGCTACGTGTTCGCGATGGGCGGCAACCCCGACGCGGCGGCGCTGGTGGGCATTCCGGTCAAGCGCGTCACGCTGATGCTGTTCGCGCTGCTGGCGGTGCTGGTCACCATCGCGGCCATCGTGTCGATCGCGCGGCTCAACGCGGGCACCAATTCGCTGGGCACGGGCATGGAGCTGTACGTGATCGCGGCGGCCGTCATCGGCGGCACGGCGCTGGCGGGCGGCAGCGGCTCGATCTTCGGCTCGGTGCTGGGCGCGCTCATCATGCAGTCGCTCGACAGCGGCATGCTGCTGCTCGACGTGCCCATCGGCAAGCGCATGGTCATCATCGGGCAGGTGCTGATCGTGGCCGTGGTGTTCGACGTTCTCTACCGGCGCAAGTTTGGGGAGAACTAG
- a CDS encoding ATP-binding cassette domain-containing protein produces MADIDTSKPLVELREIRKSFGGVKAVDGVSVNLYPGEVVALLGHNGAGKSTLMKMLAGAYPIDSGDTLIAGEKVNIRTPAEAQAQGIETIYQTLALADNLDSVSNLFLGREKMTRWNTLDDHFMEVQARKVFHRLNKNFTNIRVPVRRLSGGQRQVVAISRALYFNARILIMDEPCAALGPEETAMVGGLVKQLKADGVGIFLITHDMPDVFSLSDRLAVMKNGKLVGTYRTADVTEDEVLGMIIAGKRPEGKEQAHHADTAAA; encoded by the coding sequence ATGGCAGACATCGACACCTCCAAACCCCTCGTCGAACTGCGCGAGATCCGCAAGTCCTTCGGCGGCGTCAAGGCCGTGGACGGCGTGAGCGTCAACCTCTACCCCGGCGAAGTGGTCGCGCTGCTCGGCCACAACGGCGCGGGCAAGTCCACGCTCATGAAAATGCTCGCCGGCGCCTACCCCATCGACTCCGGCGACACCCTGATAGCCGGCGAGAAGGTCAACATCCGCACGCCCGCCGAAGCGCAGGCGCAAGGCATCGAGACCATCTACCAGACCCTTGCATTGGCCGACAACCTCGACTCCGTGTCGAACCTGTTCCTCGGCCGCGAGAAGATGACGCGCTGGAACACCCTGGACGACCACTTCATGGAAGTGCAGGCGCGCAAGGTGTTCCACCGGCTCAACAAGAACTTCACCAACATCCGCGTGCCCGTGCGTCGCCTCTCCGGCGGACAGCGGCAGGTGGTGGCCATCTCTCGCGCGCTGTACTTCAATGCGCGCATCCTCATCATGGACGAGCCCTGCGCCGCGCTCGGCCCCGAGGAGACCGCGATGGTCGGCGGCCTCGTGAAGCAGCTCAAGGCCGACGGCGTGGGCATCTTCCTCATCACGCACGACATGCCCGACGTGTTCTCGCTGAGCGACCGCCTCGCCGTGATGAAGAACGGCAAGCTGGTCGGCACCTACCGCACCGCCGACGTCACCGAGGACGAAGTGCTCGGCATGATCATTGCCGGCAAGCGGCCCGAAGGCAAAGAGCAGGCCCATCACGCCGACACCGCGGCCGCCTGA
- a CDS encoding helix-turn-helix transcriptional regulator produces MKKPVALQDFSTLLLQLYRLSHELPIDAFQDAALDLIKPVLPFDSSMWGTATSTSSGIDIHTIHLHNQPAEMLTAYEEVKHLDTAAVEVGKRPTSTLAFNADAWFHRPDQSQLRDYGRRFEQANFFISSDVNRQTNFVHWVSLFRADPDAQGTEDERQLLASLMPHVMQALALNRIVHLDRLEPGGPPACGSAIGDLRGVLYHADGLFEAALKAEWPAWHGRTLPAPLLKHFLEGHARYGGHGIVVTHHVEQRLLFLKSRTRCRADSLSPRERTIAELLARGDTHKDIATILSRSPATVRNHIQSIYDKLEVSNVAGLIQELRLAG; encoded by the coding sequence ATGAAAAAACCGGTCGCATTGCAAGACTTCAGCACGCTGCTGCTGCAGCTCTACCGGCTATCGCACGAGTTGCCGATAGACGCATTCCAGGACGCCGCGCTCGACCTCATCAAGCCGGTGCTGCCATTCGACTCGTCGATGTGGGGCACGGCCACCAGCACTTCCAGCGGCATCGACATCCACACCATCCACCTGCACAACCAGCCGGCGGAAATGCTCACCGCCTATGAAGAGGTCAAGCACCTCGACACCGCGGCGGTGGAGGTGGGGAAGCGGCCGACCTCGACGCTCGCGTTCAACGCCGACGCATGGTTCCACCGGCCGGACCAGTCGCAACTGCGCGACTACGGCCGGCGTTTCGAGCAGGCCAACTTCTTCATCAGCTCCGACGTGAACCGGCAGACCAACTTCGTGCACTGGGTCAGCCTGTTCCGGGCGGACCCCGACGCCCAGGGCACCGAAGACGAACGCCAGCTGCTCGCCAGCCTGATGCCGCACGTGATGCAGGCGCTGGCGCTCAACCGCATCGTGCACCTGGACCGGCTGGAGCCCGGCGGGCCGCCGGCGTGCGGCTCGGCCATCGGCGACCTGCGCGGCGTGCTGTATCACGCTGACGGCCTCTTCGAAGCCGCGCTGAAGGCGGAGTGGCCCGCGTGGCACGGGCGCACGCTGCCCGCGCCGCTGCTGAAGCACTTCCTGGAAGGGCACGCCCGCTACGGCGGCCACGGGATCGTGGTGACGCACCATGTCGAGCAGCGCCTGCTGTTCCTGAAGAGCCGCACCCGCTGCCGCGCGGACAGCCTCTCGCCGCGCGAGCGCACCATTGCCGAGCTGCTGGCGCGCGGCGACACGCACAAGGACATCGCCACCATCCTGAGCCGCTCGCCGGCCACGGTTCGCAATCACATCCAGTCGATCTACGACAAGCTGGAGGTGAGCAACGTGGCCGGGCTGATCCAGGAGCTGCGGCTCGCGGGCTGA
- a CDS encoding PQQ-dependent dehydrogenase, methanol/ethanol family translates to MKRTHSGLLMLAGALLCLGASTAATAQNAQERAAAATARVDGNFIRANAAQKKTPDWPSVGLDYSESRFSRLDQVNTGNVKDLGLVWSYNLESTRGVEATPLVVDGIMYVTASWSVVHAIDTRTGQKLWTFDPQVDKSKGFKGCCDVVNRGVAIHEGKVYVAAYDGRLIALDAATGQKVWEKDTLEGQKGSYTITGAPRVFKGKVIIGNGGAEYGVRGFVTAYDAKTGDQKWRWFVVPGDPSKPFEDASMAKAAKTWDPSGKYWEAGGGGTAWDSFAFDPELNLMYVGTGNGSPWSHKARSPKGGDNLYLGSVVALDPDTGKYKWHYQETPGDNWDYTSTQSMILADMKLDGKPRKVLLHAPKNGFFFVIDRTNGKFISAKNFTEVNWATGYDKNGRPIGVAAARDGTKPNDAIPGPFGAHNWHPMSFNPQTGFAYLPAQHVPINLMDDKDWKFNEDVPGRPHAGLGWNLAKFANVEPPKSKPFGRLVAWDPVAQKEAWGVDYVSPWNGGTLTTAGNLVFQGTADGRLLAYNAKTGEKLWETPTGTGVVAAPSTYMVDGKQYVSVAVGWGGVYGLAQRATERQGPGTVYTFAVGGTAKMPDFVQYRMDKLVQGVKYDPAKVQAGTMLYVSNCVFCHGVPGVDRGGNIPNLGYMDAAYIENLDKFILKGPAMSRGMPDFTGKLSGEEIESIKAFIQGTADAIRPK, encoded by the coding sequence ATGAAAAGAACACACTCCGGGCTGCTCATGCTCGCCGGCGCGCTGCTGTGCCTGGGCGCATCGACGGCGGCCACGGCCCAGAACGCACAGGAGCGCGCAGCGGCCGCCACCGCGCGCGTCGACGGCAATTTCATACGCGCCAACGCGGCGCAGAAGAAAACCCCCGACTGGCCCAGCGTCGGCCTCGACTACTCGGAGTCGCGCTTCAGCAGGCTCGACCAGGTGAACACCGGCAACGTGAAGGACCTGGGGCTGGTCTGGTCGTACAACCTCGAGTCGACGCGCGGCGTGGAGGCTACGCCGCTGGTGGTGGACGGCATCATGTACGTCACCGCCTCGTGGAGCGTGGTGCACGCCATCGACACCCGCACCGGCCAGAAGCTGTGGACCTTCGATCCGCAGGTCGACAAGTCCAAGGGCTTCAAGGGTTGCTGCGACGTGGTGAACCGCGGCGTCGCCATCCATGAGGGCAAGGTCTACGTGGCCGCCTACGACGGGCGCCTGATCGCGCTCGACGCCGCCACCGGACAGAAGGTCTGGGAGAAGGACACGCTCGAAGGCCAGAAGGGCAGCTACACCATCACCGGCGCGCCGCGGGTGTTCAAGGGCAAGGTCATCATCGGCAACGGCGGCGCCGAATACGGCGTGCGCGGCTTCGTCACCGCCTACGACGCGAAGACCGGCGACCAGAAGTGGCGCTGGTTCGTGGTGCCCGGCGACCCGAGCAAGCCCTTCGAAGACGCTTCCATGGCCAAGGCCGCGAAGACCTGGGACCCGAGCGGCAAGTACTGGGAAGCCGGCGGCGGCGGCACCGCGTGGGACAGCTTCGCCTTCGACCCCGAGCTCAACCTGATGTACGTGGGCACCGGCAACGGCTCGCCGTGGTCGCACAAGGCGCGCAGCCCCAAGGGCGGCGACAACCTCTACCTGGGCTCGGTGGTGGCGCTCGACCCCGACACCGGCAAGTACAAGTGGCACTACCAGGAGACGCCCGGCGACAACTGGGACTACACCTCCACCCAGTCGATGATCCTGGCCGACATGAAGCTGGACGGCAAGCCGCGCAAGGTGCTGCTGCATGCGCCGAAGAACGGCTTCTTCTTCGTCATCGACCGCACCAACGGCAAGTTCATCTCGGCGAAGAACTTCACCGAAGTGAACTGGGCCACCGGCTACGACAAGAACGGCCGCCCGATCGGCGTGGCCGCCGCGCGCGACGGCACCAAGCCCAACGACGCCATCCCCGGCCCCTTCGGCGCGCACAACTGGCACCCGATGTCGTTCAACCCGCAGACCGGCTTCGCCTACCTGCCGGCGCAGCACGTGCCGATCAACCTGATGGACGACAAGGACTGGAAGTTCAACGAGGACGTGCCGGGCCGCCCGCATGCGGGCCTGGGCTGGAACCTGGCCAAGTTCGCCAACGTGGAGCCGCCCAAGAGCAAGCCCTTCGGCCGCCTCGTGGCCTGGGACCCGGTGGCGCAGAAGGAAGCCTGGGGCGTGGACTATGTGTCGCCCTGGAACGGCGGCACGCTCACCACCGCCGGCAACCTGGTGTTCCAGGGCACGGCCGACGGCCGCCTGCTGGCCTACAACGCCAAGACCGGCGAGAAGCTCTGGGAAACGCCCACCGGCACCGGCGTGGTGGCGGCACCCTCGACCTACATGGTGGACGGCAAGCAGTACGTGTCGGTGGCGGTGGGCTGGGGCGGCGTGTACGGCCTCGCGCAGCGCGCCACCGAGCGGCAGGGGCCGGGCACCGTCTACACCTTCGCGGTGGGCGGCACGGCCAAGATGCCGGACTTCGTGCAGTACCGCATGGACAAGCTGGTGCAGGGCGTCAAGTACGACCCCGCCAAGGTCCAGGCCGGCACCATGCTCTACGTGAGCAACTGCGTCTTCTGCCACGGCGTGCCGGGCGTGGACCGCGGCGGCAACATTCCCAACCTCGGCTACATGGACGCGGCCTACATCGAGAACCTCGACAAGTTCATCCTCAAGGGCCCGGCCATGTCGCGCGGCATGCCCGACTTCACGGGCAAGCTCTCGGGCGAGGAGATCGAGAGCATCAAGGCGTTCATCCAGGGGACGGCGGACGCGATCCGGCCCAAGTAG
- a CDS encoding helix-turn-helix domain-containing protein, whose translation MSQGKFDSRLGTADAPRQLFASTPAQRVALARRQFFEEGVRPSGLVGEAVIQSWLRCSRTHTDRQRIVPFDAVTPSRLHATLARNRELLEVARQELAQMENMLAGTDCRVILTDRDGVLVHVTDQPAAAHQPVLRKTARVGVNISERVVGTTAPGIVASTGQACTVDGAEHYFDVLCHMQCAAAPIRDVTGRLAGVLDLTVEARRFGFDAAAMVALYATTIENRLLQAQSRDHLILRFQASPTLLGTPLEALAGIAPDGTIAWLNNAGARLLGRLPEAADERDVECLLGHDLASLMRLGRREAAQPLRLASGLGVWVQAQLKGANGADFRHAVAMPGETAPAALERIAVPAIATTATEGQAGTDTAEAAWPAGTLREHSRKLIEDTLAAHGGNVSQAARQLRVSRGTLYRRLRGWHDDAAQAAADD comes from the coding sequence ATGTCCCAAGGCAAGTTCGACAGCAGGCTAGGCACGGCGGATGCGCCGCGCCAGCTCTTTGCCAGCACGCCGGCGCAGCGCGTGGCGCTCGCGCGGCGGCAGTTCTTCGAAGAAGGCGTGCGGCCCTCGGGCCTGGTGGGCGAGGCGGTGATCCAGTCGTGGCTGCGCTGCAGCCGCACGCACACCGACCGCCAGCGCATCGTGCCCTTCGACGCGGTCACGCCGAGCCGGCTGCACGCCACGCTGGCGCGCAACCGCGAGCTGCTGGAGGTGGCACGACAGGAACTCGCGCAGATGGAGAACATGCTCGCGGGCACCGACTGCCGCGTGATCCTGACCGACCGCGACGGCGTGCTGGTGCACGTCACCGACCAGCCCGCCGCCGCGCACCAGCCGGTGCTGCGCAAGACCGCGCGGGTGGGCGTGAACATTTCGGAGCGCGTGGTGGGCACCACCGCGCCGGGCATCGTGGCCAGCACCGGGCAGGCCTGCACGGTGGACGGCGCGGAGCATTACTTCGACGTGCTGTGCCACATGCAATGCGCCGCCGCGCCGATCCGCGATGTCACGGGCCGGCTGGCCGGCGTGCTCGACCTCACGGTGGAGGCGCGGCGCTTCGGCTTCGATGCGGCGGCGATGGTGGCGCTCTACGCCACCACCATCGAGAACCGGCTGCTGCAGGCGCAGTCGCGCGACCACCTGATCCTGCGCTTCCAGGCGAGCCCCACGCTGCTGGGCACGCCGCTGGAGGCGCTGGCCGGCATCGCGCCGGACGGCACCATCGCCTGGCTCAACAACGCGGGCGCGCGTCTGCTGGGCCGGCTGCCCGAGGCGGCGGACGAACGCGATGTCGAATGCCTGCTGGGGCACGACCTCGCGAGCCTGATGCGGCTCGGCCGGCGCGAGGCGGCGCAGCCGCTGCGGCTGGCGAGCGGGCTCGGCGTATGGGTGCAGGCGCAGCTGAAGGGCGCGAACGGCGCGGACTTCCGCCATGCCGTGGCGATGCCCGGAGAGACGGCGCCAGCGGCCCTGGAACGCATCGCGGTACCGGCCATTGCAACCACCGCCACCGAAGGCCAGGCGGGCACCGACACCGCGGAGGCCGCATGGCCCGCCGGCACGCTGCGCGAGCACAGCCGCAAGCTGATCGAGGACACGCTCGCCGCGCACGGCGGCAACGTCTCGCAGGCGGCGCGGCAGTTGCGCGTGTCGCGCGGCACGCTGTACCGGCGGCTGCGCGGCTGGCATGACGACGCCGCGCAGGCCGCCGCGGACGACTGA
- a CDS encoding ROK family transcriptional regulator, with translation MTTIGDQQLVKRMNRSVLLRLLRAQPGLSRARLAGESGLTKSTVSLLVRELIDEGWLSESGAAVADGLGRPSTPLRINVGVRALMGVEIAVETVRLVCMSLQGEVLYSDTRALADSAPAGVCAQVARMASVAHARLEQLGLRLSSIGVCIPGAVDDCTGVVRFAPNLGWRNVSLLPALEKAFAAVGLPRVTVQLQNDADAAVLGEYEFAAMEGQEGEDPLIFVNCDVGVGAGVVLNDRLFTGAQGMAGEIGHTILELDGPPCSCGRRGCAEAFFGSRVLLREGRDMQRAAAFFGVMLQNLWVTFNPRAIVLGGKACTDHRDFVQAAFESVHRHADRAGMPAPELRTARYDALAPAVGAAALALHEYLRPLQPDAKARRARALARAAV, from the coding sequence GTGACCACCATCGGCGACCAGCAGCTCGTGAAGCGCATGAACCGCAGCGTCCTGCTGCGGCTGCTGCGCGCGCAGCCCGGCCTCTCGCGCGCGCGGCTGGCCGGCGAGAGCGGCCTCACCAAGTCGACTGTGAGCCTGCTGGTGCGCGAGCTGATCGACGAGGGCTGGCTCAGCGAATCGGGCGCGGCCGTGGCCGACGGCCTGGGGCGGCCTTCGACGCCGCTGCGCATCAACGTGGGCGTGCGCGCGCTCATGGGCGTGGAGATCGCCGTGGAGACGGTGCGCCTCGTGTGCATGTCGCTGCAGGGCGAGGTGCTGTATTCGGACACCCGGGCACTGGCCGACAGCGCGCCCGCCGGCGTCTGCGCGCAGGTTGCGCGCATGGCCTCGGTCGCGCATGCGCGGCTCGAGCAGCTCGGCCTGCGCCTGTCGAGCATCGGCGTGTGCATACCCGGCGCGGTGGACGACTGCACCGGCGTGGTCCGCTTCGCGCCCAACCTCGGCTGGCGCAACGTGAGCCTGCTGCCCGCGCTGGAGAAAGCCTTTGCCGCCGTGGGCCTGCCGCGCGTCACCGTGCAGCTGCAGAACGACGCCGATGCCGCCGTGCTCGGTGAATACGAGTTCGCGGCAATGGAAGGCCAGGAGGGCGAAGACCCGCTGATCTTCGTCAACTGCGACGTGGGCGTGGGTGCGGGCGTGGTGCTGAACGACCGGCTCTTCACCGGCGCGCAGGGCATGGCCGGAGAGATCGGCCACACCATCCTCGAGCTCGACGGGCCGCCGTGCTCATGCGGGCGGCGCGGCTGCGCCGAGGCCTTCTTCGGTTCGCGCGTGCTGCTGCGCGAGGGCCGCGACATGCAGCGCGCCGCCGCCTTCTTCGGCGTGATGCTGCAGAACCTGTGGGTCACCTTCAACCCGCGCGCGATCGTGCTGGGCGGCAAGGCCTGCACCGATCACCGCGACTTCGTGCAGGCGGCGTTCGAGAGCGTCCACCGGCACGCCGACCGCGCCGGCATGCCGGCACCCGAACTGCGCACCGCGCGCTACGACGCATTGGCGCCGGCGGTGGGCGCCGCCGCGCTGGCGCTTCACGAATACCTGCGGCCGCTGCAGCCCGACGCGAAGGCGCGGCGCGCGCGCGCGCTGGCCCGCGCCGCCGTCTGA